The Candidatus Bathyarchaeia archaeon genomic sequence GGCCCCACCATCGACCATACTTTCCTCCGCAATCAGAAAAGTCCGCGAAAAAAAAATCGAGAAGCATCACTCGAATCGTCAAGTCCGAGTGCCCTTTTATAACGAAAGCCAACCGTCCACTTTTCTAAGAATATCGGATAGAGTTCATTTTGCATGTGCCAAGGCCGAGCCTTAGAAGACGCATTATCTCATCCTCGGCCGGAGAAAAGACCACCCTCTTTACACAGATTCTTCTAATCGCGATAGCGATCGTGGCAATCGGTCTGCTAATTGTCGAAACAATCGTCAACGGTGCCGCCAACTCGATCATGTCCAACAATTTGACCCCCAGCATTCCCTATTTCGCGTTTCGAACCTTGACGCGGATGTCTGTTGCTTACGGATTCGCGCTCGCCTTTGCGTTGGCCTTCGGCATTACCACGGCGATGAGCCACCGCGCCTCCCACGTGTTACTCCCACTTCTAGACATATTCCAATCAGTCCCAGTTCTCGGGGTTCTGCCCGTTGTCTTTCTCTTGATTCTAGGAAGTGGAAGCGGGCTTACTCCTCCCGAATTCAACCAAGAAATCGCCTCGATAATTCTGATTTTCACAGCAATGGCTTGGGCACCGACGTTCGGAGTCATCGCTGGAATAAACGCTATTCCCAACGACCTCAAGGAAGCTGCCCACGCCTACGGCATGCACGGAACTCGATATCTACGCCAGATCGTTCTTCCAGCAGTATTCCCGGAGCTGGTCTGGAGTAGTATACTTGCATGGGGTGGGGGATGGTACTTGATACCCATAGAGGAACATGTATCGTTCGGTTCTACGAGTGTCGATCTGCCCGGGATAGGGAAGTACATCTCTGTGGCGGCAGCCACGTCCGACCTAGGCTCAGCGCTTTTCGGCCTAATTGTCCTAGTTGGGATAATTTTCGCCATTGATCGATTGGTCTGGAAGCCCCTTGGAACTAGGGCTGAGAAATACAAATACGAAACGATAGCCGCACCCAGAACAACAGCGACAAGACAGAACTCTGTAGCAGTAGGCGTGAGAAAATACGAAGACCGTCTAGTTTCGCCTGTACTCTCGTTCTTCAAGTCAGAGAGATCCTACACGGCTAGAGTTCTGGAGTTGACCCGTTTGCGACGCATACGCCACATAACCGAGCGACTGAGATTTCCGGAACGAATCAGCAGGATACCGTTATGGGGCAGACTGCTCAGCTATGGGATATTCATCGGACTCGTTCTTTTGGGCCTCATTGTTACGATAATGTCACGATCCCAATCGATTGCCAACGGCATTTCCCTCCTTGCAACTGACGTGACAGCCCTCGAACTGATCGTTCTTACCCTTCTATCAGTCTCTAGACTCGTCACAGCATATGCCATTGCCCTTTCATGGACTCTGGCAGCAGGCATACTGATAGCGAGAAGCCAAAGGTTATCCAGATTGCTCGTGCCGGTCTTTGATATTGGACAGTCTATTCCTGCAACAGCCTTGTTTCCTATCGTCGTGATACTTCTCGTTAACCCTTTCAAGAGCTCCCCCTACCTGGGTTTCACCCTCAACCTTGCATCAGTGCTCTTGATCCTAACCGGCATGCAGTGGTATCTGCTGTTCAATATCGTCGGAGCAGTGAATAGCGTTCCTAACGACCTCTTGGAGGCGGCTGCGGCCTACAGGATTCGAGGAGGGCGTTTCGTCAAGGAGATTCTAATTCCCGCCTCATTTCCCGCAATACTCATCGGGAGCATACAGGCATGGGGCGGAGGCTGGAACGCGCTCATAGTCTCCGAGTACATCGGATCTGACGCCAATGTTCCTGGGCTAGGTTCATTTCTGGTTAAGGCCACGCTATCAACAAAGGACCCAGTACTTGCCCCCCTTGAGATCTACGCAGCCCTATTGGTCATGACGGCAACGGTCTTGATTATCAACCGGCTGGTTTGGCGGCGATTGCTGCGAAAGGCTGACAGATACAAGTTTGAGGGATAACTTGTTGAGCCAAGCAACAGGGCCGATACTCCAAGTCAAGGAAATTGCAAAGATCTATCCCGGTGAGGGTAAGAGCACAACCGTGCTCGACCATATTTCATTCGACGTCTACAAAGAGTTCCTCTGCATAGTCGGACCTTCTGGGTGTGGAAAGAGTACACTTCTGCGAATAATCGACGGACTTGACAAACCGACAAGCGGCCAAGTTCTCTTTCATGGCCAACCGATCACAAGTCCAAGCCCGAAGATAGGTGTAATCTTCCAAACATTCGCCCTCATACCGTGGAAGACTGTGCTTGGAAACGTCTTGATGGCGATTTCATCAGAATCAATTCACAAGGAGGAGCAGTTGAAGATCGCCCAGAAATATATTCAGGATGTCGGGTTGGAAGGATTCGAATCGTCCTATCCGAAGGAGCTCTCTGGGGGTATGAAGCAACGAGTTGGAATAGCCCGGGCCCTCGCACTCCAGCCGGAGGTGTTGTTGATGGATGAGCCGTTCTCAAGTCTCGATGCCCTGACAGCGGAGAACTTGCGACGTGAAGTCTTGGACATCTGGAGAGACCCGGCCTATCCGACTGGTTCGGTGATTATGGTCACCCATAACGTGCAGGAGGCCGTTGAGATGGCTGATAGGGTGATCGTATTGAGTGCACGGCCAGCGAAGATAGTTGATGATGTTAAGATCGATCTTGAGCGTCCGAGGAGTCCTCGGGACCCGGTACTCTATGACCTTGCGGACCGAATAATTTCGAAGATCAGTTAGTGGCTGTGGGTCTTCGGCAGCAATCTTTCCGATTGTCCATCGTAGCCGAACAAGCCTGTGAAGACTCCCCAGCTGATGATTATGCTGATCAACGTTGGTATGTCGAGAGTGGGTCCATACTTGGAGCTGATGAAACGGGCGAGCGTGAAGCGGGTGACTTGTCCCTGTTCTTTGAGCAGTTTTGCGATGTCGGAGAAGGGCTCAAGGGTTTCCAAGCGCTGATGAACGAGCTTCTTTCGTTCAGCTATCCTGCTGTTGAGCGCTTTTGTGCCCAGCTCTGTCAACGATATCTCACCCTCCTTGACGGTGACGAGACCGAGGTACTCGGCTGTGTCGATGATGGGCAGTAGCTCGTCAAGGTCGATGCGAAGGTCGATGGTAAGAGTTGCGATGTCAGCCTTTCCATTGTACGCTTTCAAAAGATCTAATAAACCGAAGACGCGATTCACGCCGGCGGTAGGAAGCATTCTAGTAACAGGAATCGTTTGGAATCGATCGGGGTTAAAGAACTTTGGATAAGCCACTCGCTCGTCTGCCTATCAGCTGAGAAGTTTCGATAATGTCTTGATCGATTCTACCTGGTTTGCCACATTTACTTTTCCGTCTGGGCTAGGCACGGCAACAAGGTAAGTAACTCCGAGCTGTTCGAGACCCGAGAGTATTTTCTTGTTTTGAGCCTGGTTTCCAGATAGCATTATGCGTCTCTCGCCCTGGGGGGATTTGTACTCGGACTGCTCAGCCTTTGTGTTTATGCCGATTCGAACGCAGATCGCTTTGGTTTTCGCTTCTGGAGAGACCTTCCCGAAGTCTGCGACGAGTTTTGCGAATTGATCGAGGGGTTGGGCGTTGGGATGCCAGGCATCACCGAGGGTTGCGGCTCGTTTCATTGCGGCTTTGCTAGTTCCACCAATCCACATCGTAAGACGCTTCTGAATCGGGTGAGGCTCGAAGACGGCATCGTTGAATTCGATCCCCAGAATACGGCTCTTGAAACTTGTCTCTCCCTTCCAGAGCGCTCTTATCAGTCGAATCGACGCGTCAAGCCTCCTGCCTCGGTTGTGGAAGTCTGATCCTAGATGGACGAATTCTTTCTCGTTCCATCCGGCACTCGTTGCCAGCACGAGTCTTCCGCCGCTGAGGTTGTCAATAGTAGCGAGTTGTTTGGCAATGACAACAGGATTTCGGATCGCCATGACGAGTGATGATATTCCCAGCCTTGCACGGTTGGTAATCCCTGCAAGATAGGATATTGTAGTTATACTGTCGAATATTTTCTCGTAGGGAGTCCCGCTGTTTGTTGGCATCAGGATATGGTCGGTGGTCCAGAGAGAGTCACAGCCGGCGCGTTCGGCCTCCGAGGCTACTGTACGGAGAGCTTCGGGCGACGATGATTCGCCGTAGTTCGGGACACCCACGCCGAATTTCATATTCACCGCATTGTGCCTCTGGTTGATAACGTTCTTCGGATTCGCCAGCTTGGACCCTAGTTGGATCCAAGTGGCGCTGGTTCAACATTTTTATCGCCCATATTGACGAACGAACGCTTCCCAAGCTTGTTTGCAGTGGAAACGCTAGACCTCTCGAAGAGGTACGGGAAGACTGACGCCCTCCGTGGCCTAAACTTTACGGTCAGCGAGGGCGAGATAATGGTAATTCTAGGCCCGAACGGCTCCGGCAAGACCACCCTCCTGATGATCCTCTGCACGATTCTCAAGCCGACATCAGGCACTGCCAAAGTTGTGGGGATTGATGTCGTGGAAGAGGGGACCAAGGTCCGAGAGGTTATGGGAATAGCGTTCCAGGAAGCACGGGGGTTCTGGCGTCACAAACCTTCCTCGATCCTGCGCTTCCATGCGTCCATGTTCGATATCGACCCAGCGAAACGTCAAGACTTGATCGAGCGGACGATGAAGGACCTGGAGCTTTGGGAGTCACGCGACAAGATGTTCATGCATCTATCTGGTGGTCAAGCGAAACGGCTAGAGACCGCCAAAGTTCTCATTCAAAAACCCAAACTGGCGATTTTTGATGAGCCCACGAGCCAAGTGGATCTGCGTGGTAAGAGGAAGATCTGGGACAAGATCCGCGAGCTGAGAGACCAAGGCTCCACGATCATCGTGGCCACGAACGAGGTGCGAGAGGCAGAGTACCTTGCGGACAGAGTCACGATACTGCACCAGGGCCAAAGGGTGGTATGCGACACGATTCCGAAGCTGAAAGACGCAATCGCTGGCGGAGATATTGTCGAAGTCGACTTTGAGGACCCTGTTTCTGGGAAACTCGTTGACGACCTCAACGGGCTCGGCGGCGACGTGTCCCTTTCATCTGAAGGTAATCAACTGCGGGCGAAGGTCTCGAAAGCAGAAGATTGGGTTCCGAAGATGACATCCGCCAGCTATGTCGCGGGTGCTAAGATCGCTTCGATCCGGATAACGGAACCTTCCTTAGACGATGTGTTCCTACACTTTACGGGCAAAGCCTTGGCGGACCAGCCATGAACCGCGTGTTGACACTCGCAGCATACAACGTCAGGATTCTGTTATCGGAGAGAACCTGGTTCGTACTAGCTTGGGCCCTGTTCGGATTGCAGATTGCTGTGTATGGATCTTTGATGTCAAAGCTGGTATCGACCGCCGTCCCGAACTATCTCTTCTTCTATGCGATAGGACTAATGGTCATTACAGTATTCGATTCAGGAGCTGATGTGGGCCGACACTTCGTCGAGCACGCTCACGAAGGAGAACTACCATACTTTCTCTCGCTGCCAGTCTCACGTGGAGGATTCCTGGCAGCCCAGGCTATCTATGGGGTCGCGAATACGATGATCAAGGTTCTGCCACCTCTGCTCGGTGTCCTATGGTTTGTCGGCGACTTGACAATTCAGGGGGCAGTGTTCGCGCTGATTTCGATGTTTCTCCTCGGGCTAGGAATCACTGGAATAATGGTGTCAATGTCGTTCATCGCATTCAAGTCCGTAGACATCTACAGCGCATTCCTCGCCGGGCTATCAGCATTGATCGTCCGGTTCAGCACGGTTTTCTACCCGCTCATCTTCATGCCCAATTTCTACTCACCGATCTCGGTATTCAGCCCCTTGACCTACGGAGCAGACCTGACAAGATGGGTCCTGGGCTTCGATCCCGAGTTCCTCATCAATCCCGTTCTCGCCGCAGCGGTTGTCACAGGAGTTGCGGTCGGAACTCTATCGCTGAGCGCGAGAATAGTCGACAAGGTCATAGAGGGAGTGAAGGCGGCCTGAGTCAACTCTCTAGGCTCGTGCGTATCGCACGGACAGACTTCTCGTATTTCTTCCGCACGAAATGGTTGATGGCTGTCCTGATAAGCCTAAGCCTTTCCGACATGCTTGTCGTTGGCCTTGTGTATGGAAGAGTGATTCCTTCCAAGGTTGCAGGCGTTTCGTATTTTCAGTTCCTGGTCCCTGGGATCGTTGTGGTCGGCTTGTTTTCTGCGGCAACTGACACGGGCCGACGAATCTGGCTCGCCCTCCGAGAGGGAGTCGTGCAATACTATCTAACGCTACCAATACGGACAAGAGGCCTCGTAGGAGCCTACATCATTTCTGGCGGCCTCGGCGGAATAGTATACTCGGGCGCGCTACTGGTCATCGCGTATCTTGCGCTCACACTCCTTGGAGCCAGCTCAATTCCCATTCAGGGAATATTGTACGCCCTCGTACTCATTCCCTTCCTGTTCGTTCTCTCGACAGGAATCGCTGGTCTAGCCGCTTTCTTCGCAAGCATATCCCGAAGAGGGGAGATCTACTGGGTCTACGCTCAGGCCCTCCAAGTATCGATGGTCACGCTCAGCACCATATTCTATCCCGCAACAACCATAGCCAAGTATCTCCCAGCACCTGTTGCAACGATAGCGGAATACAACCCTCTTAGCCTCGCTGCGGGCGTTCT encodes the following:
- a CDS encoding ABC transporter ATP-binding protein, coding for MSQATGPILQVKEIAKIYPGEGKSTTVLDHISFDVYKEFLCIVGPSGCGKSTLLRIIDGLDKPTSGQVLFHGQPITSPSPKIGVIFQTFALIPWKTVLGNVLMAISSESIHKEEQLKIAQKYIQDVGLEGFESSYPKELSGGMKQRVGIARALALQPEVLLMDEPFSSLDALTAENLRREVLDIWRDPAYPTGSVIMVTHNVQEAVEMADRVIVLSARPAKIVDDVKIDLERPRSPRDPVLYDLADRIISKIS
- a CDS encoding TIGR03619 family F420-dependent LLM class oxidoreductase; this translates as MKFGVGVPNYGESSSPEALRTVASEAERAGCDSLWTTDHILMPTNSGTPYEKIFDSITTISYLAGITNRARLGISSLVMAIRNPVVIAKQLATIDNLSGGRLVLATSAGWNEKEFVHLGSDFHNRGRRLDASIRLIRALWKGETSFKSRILGIEFNDAVFEPHPIQKRLTMWIGGTSKAAMKRAATLGDAWHPNAQPLDQFAKLVADFGKVSPEAKTKAICVRIGINTKAEQSEYKSPQGERRIMLSGNQAQNKKILSGLEQLGVTYLVAVPSPDGKVNVANQVESIKTLSKLLS
- a CDS encoding ABC transporter permease subunit; this encodes MPRPSLRRRIISSSAGEKTTLFTQILLIAIAIVAIGLLIVETIVNGAANSIMSNNLTPSIPYFAFRTLTRMSVAYGFALAFALAFGITTAMSHRASHVLLPLLDIFQSVPVLGVLPVVFLLILGSGSGLTPPEFNQEIASIILIFTAMAWAPTFGVIAGINAIPNDLKEAAHAYGMHGTRYLRQIVLPAVFPELVWSSILAWGGGWYLIPIEEHVSFGSTSVDLPGIGKYISVAAATSDLGSALFGLIVLVGIIFAIDRLVWKPLGTRAEKYKYETIAAPRTTATRQNSVAVGVRKYEDRLVSPVLSFFKSERSYTARVLELTRLRRIRHITERLRFPERISRIPLWGRLLSYGIFIGLVLLGLIVTIMSRSQSIANGISLLATDVTALELIVLTLLSVSRLVTAYAIALSWTLAAGILIARSQRLSRLLVPVFDIGQSIPATALFPIVVILLVNPFKSSPYLGFTLNLASVLLILTGMQWYLLFNIVGAVNSVPNDLLEAAAAYRIRGGRFVKEILIPASFPAILIGSIQAWGGGWNALIVSEYIGSDANVPGLGSFLVKATLSTKDPVLAPLEIYAALLVMTATVLIINRLVWRRLLRKADRYKFEG
- a CDS encoding AAA-associated domain-containing protein, encoding MKAYNGKADIATLTIDLRIDLDELLPIIDTAEYLGLVTVKEGEISLTELGTKALNSRIAERKKLVHQRLETLEPFSDIAKLLKEQGQVTRFTLARFISSKYGPTLDIPTLISIIISWGVFTGLFGYDGQSERLLPKTHSH
- a CDS encoding ATP-binding cassette domain-containing protein produces the protein METLDLSKRYGKTDALRGLNFTVSEGEIMVILGPNGSGKTTLLMILCTILKPTSGTAKVVGIDVVEEGTKVREVMGIAFQEARGFWRHKPSSILRFHASMFDIDPAKRQDLIERTMKDLELWESRDKMFMHLSGGQAKRLETAKVLIQKPKLAIFDEPTSQVDLRGKRKIWDKIRELRDQGSTIIVATNEVREAEYLADRVTILHQGQRVVCDTIPKLKDAIAGGDIVEVDFEDPVSGKLVDDLNGLGGDVSLSSEGNQLRAKVSKAEDWVPKMTSASYVAGAKIASIRITEPSLDDVFLHFTGKALADQP